From the Mycobacteriales bacterium genome, the window CGAGTCGAAACTGATCACCATGGTGGCCACCGGACCGGCCGCGAACTCGACCAGCGAGGTGCTGTGGGTCGGCACCTCGACGGCGAACGACGTACCGGCCTTCGGGCCCTTGCCGATGACCCGCTCGGACTTGGCCTTGCGGGCCGCGGCCGCGACCTTCGAGACCGGCCCGAACATCTGCACCAGCATCGTCAGGTAGTAGGGGCCGATGTCCATCAGCGGCCCACCGCCGTACTGGAACAGGAACTCCGGGCTCGGGTGCCAGCTTTCCGGGCCGGGGCTCTGCATGGCGACCAGCGCCGACTGCGGCTCGCCGATCACGCCCTGCGCGATCAGCCGCTGCGAGGTCTGCAGCCCGGCGCCGAGGAAGGTGTCCGGCGCGTTGCCGATCCGGCGATCGAGCTGCTCCGCCTCGGCGAGCAGGCTGTGACCGTCCTCGCGCTCCAGGCTGAACGGCTTCTCGCCGTAGACGTGCTTGCCGGCCCGCAGCGCTGCCGTCGCCACCGACACGTGGGCGGCGGGGATGGTCAGGTTGATGATCATCTCGACGTCGGGGTCGGCGAGCACCGTGTCGACGTCGCCGGACACGGAGATGCCGTGCTCGGCGGCGACCTCCTTGGCGCGGACCGTGTCGATGTCGGCGCACCCGACCACCTGCACGTCGGGAAACGCCGTGAGGTTGGTCAGGTAGGCCTTGCTGATGGTGCCGCAGCCGACGACCGCGACCTTGACCGGTTCGCCACCGCTCACCGAATGCCGCCGGTGGTCAGGAAGGTGTAGCTGTCGGCCAATGCCTGGACCATGTCGGTGGCGCACTCGTCGAGCTCGACGACGTGCCACTCGACGGTCTTGTTGGCCGCCAGCGACGCGGCGATCGGGACGACGCCCTGGCCGACCGCGGTCATCGGGTCGCCCTTGGTCGCCGGGCCGTCCTTGACGTGCAGCAGGCGCACCCGGTCGCCGAGCCGGGCCAGCAGCTCGGGTACGTCGACCCCGCCGACGGCGGCCCAGTAGATGTCCACCTCGAGGATCAGCTCGGGGTCGAGCGCGTCGGCGAACACCTCGAGCGCCGGCCGGCCGTCGACGACGTTCTCCAGCTCCCACCAGTGGTTGTGGTAGCCGATGCGCATTCCGCGGGCGGCCACGTGCTTGGCCGTCTCGTTCAGCTCGGCGGCGACGCCCTCGACGCCCTCCCGGTCGGTCCACCGCTCGCGGGCGGTGGCCGGGACGATCACGGTGTCGGTCCCGATCGTCGCCATCGCGTCGAGAACCTCATCGCGCTTCTCGCCGAGCACCGGGGCGTGGGTGCTGGACACGGCCAGGCCCAGCTCGTCGGCGATCGCCCGGAAGCCCTTCGGGTCGGTGGTCGGGCTGTAGGGCTCGACGGCGCCGTAGCCGATGTCGGCGAGCTTGGTCAGGACGGCGCGCGGGTCGTCCATCTGGTCGCGCAGGGAGTACAGCTGTACGGAAAGCGGATTCACGGTGCTCCGTTTCGAGGTCGTCGTATTGGCTGGGAGTACCCCGGTCGATCACGGCCTCCCCGCAGACCGTGATCAAGAGGGGTTTCGTTCGGCGTTTCGTACCGGAATCCCCTCTTGATCATGAGGGGACCGACCGGGTCGGCCGGGTCGCTCAGATCGCCATCGAGAGGAACGGCGAGGAGTAGTCGGCCTCCTTGTCGAGCACGGCCGCGGCGTCCTCGCGCGAAATGCCGGCCGAGTCCTTCTCCGCCTGGACGAGCAGCGGCAGCAGGTGTACGTCGCCCGCGGTCGGGATGCCGGTGATCTGCTCGTGCGAGAGCACGAAGGCGAGCGCGGCCGAGATGCGCTCCTGGTCGTCGAGCGGCTCGTACCACGTGCTGTAGCGCTTCTTGTTCTCATCCGGCCAGTTCTGCCGGGCGACGGTCTTGATCGTCATGAGCCCGACGTCGCGGCGCTGGGTCTCCTCGGCGAGCGTGGCCCAGTCGGCGGCGTAGTCGGCCCGCTTGGACAGCGCGTAGTTCCACGGGGTGAGCACCGAGTCGAACGGGAAGCGGCGCAGCCCCTCGAGGTGGGTAGCCGGGGCCTGGTGGCCGTGGCCGGTGATCCCGATCGCGGAGACCAGGCCCTCGTCGCGGGCCCGGATCGCCGACTCGAGCGACCCGCCGGTGCCGGTGGCCTTGTCGAGCTCGTCCAGGTCGCCGATCGCGTGGAGCTGGATCAGGTCGACGTGGTCGGTCTGCAGCCGCTCCAGCGAGGCGTTGATCTGCGCCCATGCCTCCTCGGCGGTGCGCAGCTGGGTCTTGGTGGCGAGGAAGATCTGGTTGCGGATCCGGGGCATCCACGGGCCCATGCGCAGCTCGGCGTCGCCGTAGCCGGCTGCGGTGTCGAAGTGGTTGATCCCGGAATCCAGGGCGAGCTGCATGGACTCGTCCGCGGTGTCCTGGTCGACCGCCGCCAGCATCGCGCCGCCGTAGATCAGAACCGAGCTTTCGTGCCCAAGCCGGCCGAGCCGTCGTCGTTGCATCTTTACTTGCCTCCACACTGTGTACTGCGGGTCAGGGCAGTCATCCGATGAAACCGTAGCGGGCGGCGGATCGGAAGGCACCCCCTGACCAGCGGTTAAGGTGCGAGCCGGGATGGACGGCGCTACGGGACAGCTCCAGGCGGGGCAGCGGCGCGGGCTGCGCGTCGAGGTGCTGCTCGTCCTCGGCGTGTCCCTGGGCATCTCGGCCCTCTACGCCGCCGTGAACCTGCTGGGCTCGCTGACCGCCAAGAAACCGCTCTCCCAGCAGCACGCCGTACTCAACGCCTCCGCCGCGCCCGGGCGGCCCTGGCTCGACCTCAGCCTGCAGCTGCTCGGCATCCTCTCGGCGGTGATCCCGGCCCTGCTGGCCGTCTACCTGCTCGACCGCAGCGGCCAGCCGCCCTCCACGATCGGGCTGGACACCCGCGCCCCGCGCCAGGACCTGGTCCGCGGGGTCCTGCTGGCGCTGCTGATCGGGATCCCCGGGATCGGGCTCTACCTGGCCGCGCACGCGCTGGGCATCAGCCTCAGCGTGGTCGCGGAGGCGCTGCCCGCCGTGTGGTGGCGCTACCCGGTGCTGCTGCTGTCCGCCGCGGAGAACGCCGTCCTCGAAGAGGTCGTCGTCGTCGGCTACCTGCTCACCCGGCTCGAGCGGATGGGCTGGCGGCCCAATCGGGCCCTGCTGGCGAGCGCCACGCTGCGCGGCAGCTACCACCTCTACCAGGGCTTCGGCGGCTTCATCGGCAACTTCATCATGGGGCTGATCTTCGGCCGGTTCTTCCAGAACACCCGCCGGGTGATCCCGCTCATCGTGGCGCACAGCCTGATCGACATGGTGTCCTTCGTCGGGTATGCCCTGCTCAAGGGCCATGTCAGCTGGCTGCCCTGAGCCGGCTGCCCTGAGCGGTGGCCCGGTCCGTCAGAGGACGGCGTGGACGATGACGAAGGCGAGCGCGGCGACCGCCGCCGAGGCGGGCAGGGTGAGGACCCAGGCGACCGCGATGTTGCCGGCGACGCCCCACCGCACCGCCGAGAACCGCCGGGTCGCGCCCACCCCCATGATCGACGAGGTGATCACGTGGGTGGTCGACACGGGGACGGCGTACACGTAGGCGGAGATCAGCAGGATGCTCGAGGCGACCGTCTGGGCCGCGAAGCCGCCCGGCGGGGTCAGCTGGATCACCCGGCGGCCGAGCGTCCGCATGATCCGGTAGCCGCCGGCGTAGGTGCCGAGGCTGATCGCGAGCGCCGAGGCGAGGATCACCCAGATCGGTACGACGAAGCTCGCGAGGTGGCCCGACGTGACCAGGGCGAGGGTGATGATGCCCATCGTCTTCTGGGCGTCCTGGGTGCCGTGCCCGAAGGACATCGCGGCAGCCGACCCGATCTGGGCGAATCGGAAGCCGCGGGTGGTCTTGCCGGCGTTGGCTTTTCGGAAGGTCCAGAGCACGCCCAGCATGAAGAGGTAGCCGACGAGCAGGCCGATGATGGGCGAGAGCACCATCGGGAGGACGACCTTGTCGACCAGGCCGGACCACTTCACTATCTGCGCCGCGGCGAGAGCCGACCCGACCAGACCGCCGATCAGCGCCTGGGACGAGGACGAGGGCAGGCCGAAGTACCAGGTCACCAGGTTCCAGGTGATCGCCCCGATCAGCGCCGCGAAGACCATCTGCAGGCCCTCGTTGTTCTGCGGGGGGTCGACGATCCCGGAACCGATGGTGGTGGCCACCTTGGTGGAGACCAGGGCGCCGACGACGTTCATCACCGCCGCCAGAGCGAGCGCGATCCGCGGCGTCAGCGCCTTGGTCGAGACGGTGGTGGCGATCGCGTTGGCGGCGTCGTGGAAGCCGTTGGTGTAGTCGAAGGCCAGCGCGACCACGATGATCGTGATCAGCCCGAGTACGGCGAGGCTCACGGGTGGACCTGTCCCACTCAGGATTCCTTGACCGCGATGGTCTCGACGGCGTTAGCCACGTGCTCGAGGGCGTCGGCAGCCTCCTCGAGCTGATCCGCGAC encodes:
- a CDS encoding type II CAAX endopeptidase family protein, yielding MDGATGQLQAGQRRGLRVEVLLVLGVSLGISALYAAVNLLGSLTAKKPLSQQHAVLNASAAPGRPWLDLSLQLLGILSAVIPALLAVYLLDRSGQPPSTIGLDTRAPRQDLVRGVLLALLIGIPGIGLYLAAHALGISLSVVAEALPAVWWRYPVLLLSAAENAVLEEVVVVGYLLTRLERMGWRPNRALLASATLRGSYHLYQGFGGFIGNFIMGLIFGRFFQNTRRVIPLIVAHSLIDMVSFVGYALLKGHVSWLP
- a CDS encoding inorganic phosphate transporter gives rise to the protein MSLAVLGLITIIVVALAFDYTNGFHDAANAIATTVSTKALTPRIALALAAVMNVVGALVSTKVATTIGSGIVDPPQNNEGLQMVFAALIGAITWNLVTWYFGLPSSSSQALIGGLVGSALAAAQIVKWSGLVDKVVLPMVLSPIIGLLVGYLFMLGVLWTFRKANAGKTTRGFRFAQIGSAAAMSFGHGTQDAQKTMGIITLALVTSGHLASFVVPIWVILASALAISLGTYAGGYRIMRTLGRRVIQLTPPGGFAAQTVASSILLISAYVYAVPVSTTHVITSSIMGVGATRRFSAVRWGVAGNIAVAWVLTLPASAAVAALAFVIVHAVL
- a CDS encoding Gfo/Idh/MocA family oxidoreductase, with the protein product MSGGEPVKVAVVGCGTISKAYLTNLTAFPDVQVVGCADIDTVRAKEVAAEHGISVSGDVDTVLADPDVEMIINLTIPAAHVSVATAALRAGKHVYGEKPFSLEREDGHSLLAEAEQLDRRIGNAPDTFLGAGLQTSQRLIAQGVIGEPQSALVAMQSPGPESWHPSPEFLFQYGGGPLMDIGPYYLTMLVQMFGPVSKVAAAARKAKSERVIGKGPKAGTSFAVEVPTHSTSLVEFAAGPVATMVISFDSPVSRHGFVEITGTEATLRVPDPNTFGGPVRIRKVGDDDWQELPLGGTTAGRGIGALEMAQAIRAGRPHRASGELAMHVVDTMSAISDSARLDEFVPVTVSCQSPDPLPEGWDPYQSVL
- a CDS encoding sugar phosphate isomerase/epimerase — protein: MNPLSVQLYSLRDQMDDPRAVLTKLADIGYGAVEPYSPTTDPKGFRAIADELGLAVSSTHAPVLGEKRDEVLDAMATIGTDTVIVPATARERWTDREGVEGVAAELNETAKHVAARGMRIGYHNHWWELENVVDGRPALEVFADALDPELILEVDIYWAAVGGVDVPELLARLGDRVRLLHVKDGPATKGDPMTAVGQGVVPIAASLAANKTVEWHVVELDECATDMVQALADSYTFLTTGGIR
- a CDS encoding aldo/keto reductase, translated to MQRRRLGRLGHESSVLIYGGAMLAAVDQDTADESMQLALDSGINHFDTAAGYGDAELRMGPWMPRIRNQIFLATKTQLRTAEEAWAQINASLERLQTDHVDLIQLHAIGDLDELDKATGTGGSLESAIRARDEGLVSAIGITGHGHQAPATHLEGLRRFPFDSVLTPWNYALSKRADYAADWATLAEETQRRDVGLMTIKTVARQNWPDENKKRYSTWYEPLDDQERISAALAFVLSHEQITGIPTAGDVHLLPLLVQAEKDSAGISREDAAAVLDKEADYSSPFLSMAI